One Methanocaldococcus sp. genomic window carries:
- a CDS encoding ArsA-related P-loop ATPase, with amino-acid sequence MKIAITGKGGVGKTFISSTLMRLFEKKGFKVIGVDCDPNPTLALSFGIEDNIIPLSKRHDIIEEKTGAKPGTYGSIFKLNPKVDDLIDKVGYKIGNITILVMGTIEEGGEGCVCPASVLLRRLLRHLIVKRDEVVILDMEAGIEHFGRKTIDSVDLMLIVIEPTKKSLITAKRMKKLANDLGIKNIKVIVNKVRDENKELLKNIVEKELGLKILGFVPYDEKVIESEFLGKPVNLESTAVKEIEKIFNRILELKKNI; translated from the coding sequence ATGAAGATAGCAATAACTGGAAAAGGAGGAGTAGGGAAAACATTTATATCTTCAACTTTAATGAGATTATTTGAAAAAAAAGGTTTTAAAGTTATTGGAGTTGATTGTGACCCTAATCCTACATTAGCATTATCTTTTGGAATTGAAGATAACATTATACCATTATCAAAAAGGCATGATATAATAGAGGAAAAGACTGGAGCAAAGCCTGGAACTTATGGAAGTATTTTTAAATTAAATCCAAAAGTTGATGACTTAATCGATAAAGTTGGATATAAGATAGGGAATATAACTATATTGGTTATGGGAACTATAGAAGAGGGAGGAGAGGGCTGTGTTTGTCCTGCATCTGTTTTGTTGAGAAGGTTACTTAGGCATTTAATAGTAAAAAGGGATGAAGTAGTTATCTTAGATATGGAAGCAGGAATAGAGCATTTTGGAAGAAAAACAATAGATAGTGTTGATTTAATGCTAATTGTTATAGAACCAACTAAAAAGTCATTAATAACTGCTAAAAGAATGAAAAAATTGGCTAATGATTTAGGAATAAAAAATATTAAAGTTATTGTCAATAAGGTTAGAGATGAAAATAAAGAATTATTAAAAAATATTGTTGAGAAAGAACTTGGTTTAAAGATTTTAGGATTTGTTCCTTATGATGAAAAAGTTATTGAAAGTGAATTTTTAGGAAAACCTGTTAATTTAGAGTCAACGGCTGTAAAAGAAATTGAGAAAATATTTAATCGTATTTTAGAGTTAAAGAAAAATATTTAA
- the moaA gene encoding GTP 3',8-cyclase MoaA: MKDRYGREIRSFRISVTNKCNLKCFYCHREGHNLEGNYNRYIKPEEFGVIVKTSTKFGVRKVKISGGEPLIRNDICEIIENVKDKKIKEISLTTNGIFLKKYAEKLKDAGLNRVNVSLDTLNPKLYKEITKFGNVEKVINGIKKAINVGLTPLKVNFLAMTINIKDLPNIMEFCRDVGAILQVIEFIPLNKELKKYYYDISTIENEIKEKSDKVIARKFMHNRKKYIVDNLEIEFVRPMDNSEFCMHCTRIRLTHDGYLKPCLLRDDNLVDILTPLRNGENLEPYFIECINRREPYFKFNKLNKLK; encoded by the coding sequence ATGAAAGACAGATATGGTAGAGAAATAAGATCTTTTAGGATTTCAGTTACTAATAAGTGTAATTTAAAATGCTTTTACTGTCATAGAGAGGGGCATAATTTAGAAGGCAATTATAATAGATATATAAAACCAGAAGAGTTTGGAGTTATAGTAAAAACTTCAACAAAATTTGGAGTTAGAAAAGTTAAAATTTCTGGGGGAGAGCCTTTAATAAGAAATGACATTTGCGAAATTATTGAAAATGTAAAGGATAAAAAAATAAAAGAGATTTCTTTAACGACTAATGGAATTTTCTTAAAAAAATATGCTGAAAAACTTAAAGATGCTGGATTAAATAGAGTTAATGTGAGTTTAGATACTTTAAATCCAAAATTATATAAAGAAATTACTAAGTTTGGTAATGTAGAAAAAGTTATAAATGGGATAAAAAAAGCAATAAATGTTGGATTAACACCACTAAAAGTTAATTTTTTAGCAATGACTATAAACATTAAAGATTTACCTAATATAATGGAATTTTGTAGGGATGTAGGGGCTATTTTGCAAGTTATTGAATTTATTCCTTTAAATAAAGAACTTAAAAAATATTACTATGACATTTCTACAATAGAAAATGAAATTAAAGAAAAATCTGACAAGGTTATAGCAAGGAAATTTATGCATAATAGGAAAAAATACATTGTAGATAATTTGGAAATAGAGTTCGTAAGACCCATGGATAACAGTGAATTTTGTATGCATTGTACAAGAATTAGATTAACCCACGATGGCTACTTAAAGCCATGCCTATTGAGAGATGATAATTTAGTTGATATTCTAACTCCTTTAAGAAATGGAGAAAATTTAGAACCATATTTTATTGAGTGCATAAATAGAAGAGAGCCCTATTTTAAATTCAATAAATTAAATAAATTAAAATAA
- a CDS encoding peptidylprolyl isomerase, whose amino-acid sequence MVEKGKLVKVSYDGYVEGKLFDTTNEELAKKEGIYNPAVVYGPVAIFAGEGQILPGLDEVILEMDVGEEREVVLSPEKAFGKRDPSKIKLVSISEFKKRGIQPIKGLTVYIDNIPGKIVSVNSGRVLVDFNHELAGKEVKYRIKIEEVIENKEDIVKEIVKMYVPKITDVNVTIDNETVKIELPEFAPFIPNIERFKMAIANEILKRLEDVDKVIFIETFERKKENKEKKVSN is encoded by the coding sequence ATGGTAGAAAAAGGAAAATTAGTTAAGGTTAGTTATGATGGATATGTTGAAGGGAAATTATTTGACACTACTAATGAGGAATTGGCCAAAAAAGAGGGAATTTATAATCCCGCAGTAGTTTATGGACCTGTTGCTATTTTTGCTGGTGAAGGACAGATACTCCCAGGATTAGATGAAGTAATATTAGAAATGGATGTAGGTGAAGAAAGGGAAGTTGTTTTATCCCCAGAAAAAGCATTTGGTAAGAGAGATCCATCAAAAATAAAATTAGTTTCTATATCTGAATTTAAGAAAAGAGGAATTCAGCCAATAAAAGGTTTAACAGTATATATAGATAACATACCCGGAAAAATTGTTAGTGTAAATAGTGGAAGAGTTTTAGTAGATTTTAATCATGAATTGGCAGGAAAAGAGGTAAAGTATAGAATAAAAATTGAGGAAGTTATAGAAAATAAAGAAGATATAGTGAAGGAAATTGTAAAGATGTATGTTCCTAAAATAACTGATGTAAATGTTACTATTGATAATGAGACTGTTAAAATAGAATTACCAGAATTTGCTCCTTTCATTCCAAACATTGAAAGATTTAAAATGGCTATAGCAAATGAGATATTAAAGAGATTAGAAGATGTAGATAAAGTTATTTTTATTGAAACTTTTGAAAGAAAAAAGGAAAATAAAGAAAAAAAAGTGAGTAATTAA
- a CDS encoding NfeD family protein produces MEDLGYFFILVGVIIMALETVTPGLYLPALGIALLIYGVVLLILPQYAFISAIISGIITIILLNRFVYGVGKDVKIGAERFIGKIGRAVKDFDENGYGWVEIENQKWLAKSEDKIKNGDKVEIIGVEGVSLIVKKVKR; encoded by the coding sequence ATGGAGGACTTAGGATATTTTTTCATACTTGTAGGTGTTATTATAATGGCATTAGAGACTGTAACTCCTGGATTATATCTTCCTGCATTAGGAATAGCATTATTAATATATGGAGTAGTATTGCTAATACTTCCTCAGTATGCATTTATTTCAGCAATAATTTCTGGAATTATAACAATTATATTATTAAATAGATTCGTTTATGGCGTAGGAAAAGATGTAAAAATTGGGGCTGAAAGATTTATAGGAAAAATTGGAAGAGCAGTTAAAGATTTTGATGAAAATGGATATGGATGGGTTGAAATAGAAAATCAAAAATGGCTTGCAAAGTCAGAGGATAAAATAAAAAATGGGGATAAAGTTGAAATTATAGGAGTTGAGGGAGTCTCCCTAATCGTTAAAAAAGTGAAAAGGTAG
- a CDS encoding SPFH domain-containing protein, translating to MFWFWLILGLILLFIIIKSIIIVNQYEGGLIFRLGRVIGKLKPGINIVIPFLDVPVKIDMRTMVIDIPPQEMITKDNAVVKVDAVVYYRVIDVERAILEVEDYEYAIINLAQTTLRAIIGSMELDEVLNKREYINSKLLEILDRETDPWGVKIEKVEVKEIDPPEDIKNAMAQQMKAERLKRAAILEAEGEKQSRILKAEGIAESLRIEAEGQAKAIQIVAEAARNYFKDEAQLYKSLEVANNVLKDNTKYVISENILNIVKNFIKNEKNK from the coding sequence GTGTTTTGGTTTTGGTTAATATTAGGACTTATACTATTATTTATAATTATCAAATCAATAATTATTGTAAATCAGTATGAAGGGGGATTAATTTTTAGATTAGGTAGGGTTATTGGAAAACTAAAACCTGGAATTAATATTGTAATTCCATTCCTAGATGTGCCTGTTAAAATTGATATGAGAACTATGGTTATCGATATACCACCTCAAGAGATGATTACAAAGGATAACGCCGTTGTAAAAGTAGATGCAGTCGTTTATTATAGAGTTATAGATGTAGAAAGAGCAATCTTAGAAGTGGAAGATTATGAATATGCAATAATAAATTTAGCACAAACTACATTAAGGGCTATAATTGGCAGTATGGAATTAGATGAAGTATTAAATAAAAGAGAGTATATAAACTCCAAGTTATTAGAAATTTTAGATAGAGAAACTGATCCATGGGGAGTAAAAATTGAAAAAGTTGAAGTTAAAGAAATAGATCCTCCAGAAGATATTAAAAATGCCATGGCTCAGCAAATGAAGGCAGAAAGACTAAAAAGAGCGGCTATATTAGAGGCAGAAGGAGAAAAGCAAAGTAGAATATTAAAAGCTGAGGGTATTGCCGAAAGTTTAAGAATTGAGGCAGAAGGGCAAGCTAAAGCAATACAAATAGTTGCTGAAGCCGCAAGAAATTACTTTAAAGATGAGGCTCAACTTTACAAATCTTTGGAAGTTGCCAACAATGTATTAAAAGATAACACTAAATATGTTATATCTGAAAATATTCTAAATATTGTTAAAAATTTCATTAAGAATGAAAAAAATAAATAG
- the prf1 gene encoding peptide chain release factor aRF-1, which yields MSSKESKQKQLYMFKKMLKELKSKKGKGTELISLYIPAGRRISDVAQHLREEMSQASNIKSKSTRKNVQAAIEAILQRLKLLKEPLEKGVVIFAGMVPRSGPGTEKMETYVIEPPEPIKTYIYRCDSEFYLEPLEEFLEDKDVYGIILVDRNEATIATVKGRNINILKKLTSGVPGKFKAGGQSARRLERLIDLAAHEFLQRVGQKANEQFLPLLQEKKLRGILVGGPGHTKNEFVEGDYLHHELKKIVLDTFDLCYTEEFGIRELLEKAAPLLKDVELMKEREAVQRFLKELIKEDGGLACYGEKEVLEALMMGAVDTLIVSEDLEKYKVKIACNNCDYMEEKTVTNLELIKLEEEIKNAQCPKCGGALSIVEKKDYIEYLSELCEQSGAKLITVSSETEEGAMILNAFKGIAAILRFKINQ from the coding sequence ATGTCTTCAAAAGAGTCTAAACAAAAACAACTATATATGTTTAAAAAAATGTTAAAGGAATTAAAATCTAAGAAAGGTAAAGGTACAGAATTAATCAGTTTATATATCCCAGCAGGTAGAAGAATATCTGATGTTGCTCAACATCTGAGAGAAGAAATGTCTCAAGCATCAAACATTAAAAGTAAAAGTACAAGAAAAAATGTTCAAGCGGCAATAGAGGCCATTTTACAGAGATTAAAATTATTAAAGGAGCCTCTTGAAAAAGGGGTTGTTATATTTGCAGGAATGGTTCCAAGAAGTGGGCCAGGAACTGAAAAAATGGAAACTTATGTTATAGAGCCACCAGAGCCAATAAAAACATACATATATAGATGTGATTCAGAATTTTATTTAGAGCCATTAGAGGAATTTTTAGAAGATAAAGATGTTTATGGAATTATATTAGTAGATAGAAACGAGGCTACAATTGCAACAGTTAAAGGAAGAAACATAAACATTTTAAAAAAATTAACAAGTGGAGTTCCTGGAAAGTTTAAGGCAGGAGGGCAGTCTGCAAGAAGATTAGAGAGGCTTATCGATTTAGCGGCTCACGAATTTTTACAGAGAGTTGGGCAAAAGGCTAATGAGCAATTTCTACCACTATTACAGGAGAAAAAACTTAGAGGAATATTGGTTGGAGGACCAGGACATACTAAAAATGAGTTCGTTGAAGGAGATTATTTACATCACGAACTTAAAAAGATTGTTTTAGACACTTTTGATTTATGTTATACTGAAGAATTTGGAATAAGGGAACTCTTAGAGAAAGCAGCCCCGTTACTTAAAGATGTTGAATTAATGAAAGAGAGAGAGGCTGTTCAAAGATTTTTAAAAGAACTAATTAAAGAAGATGGAGGACTTGCCTGTTATGGAGAGAAAGAGGTTTTAGAGGCTTTGATGATGGGTGCAGTTGATACTCTAATAGTTTCAGAAGACTTAGAAAAATATAAAGTAAAAATTGCTTGTAATAACTGTGACTATATGGAAGAAAAGACAGTCACAAATCTCGAACTTATTAAATTAGAAGAAGAGATTAAAAATGCTCAATGTCCTAAGTGTGGAGGAGCGTTAAGTATAGTTGAGAAAAAAGACTATATTGAATATCTTTCAGAACTATGTGAGCAAAGTGGTGCTAAACTTATAACTGTATCATCAGAAACAGAAGAAGGGGCAATGATATTAAATGCATTTAAAGGAATAGCGGCAATATTGAGATTTAAGATTAATCAATAA
- the larE gene encoding ATP-dependent sacrificial sulfur transferase LarE: protein MEKLNLLKNKLKELFKNKKVIVAYSGGIDSLLLSILLNNITEILCIFIKTPYISKWALNNAIINAKKYNLNLKIVKVDKIIENVPERCYLCKKMFFEILNKEKEYYSYDIIVDGTNYDDLFDDRPGLKAKKEFNIISPLSDLKIRKKDIIEMAKYLNISYPPKETCLLTRFKFNRKISIKDLRIIEKLEDFLRNYTHGAIRVRDFGDLAIIEVEKDFDKFIENKNNIVKKFKEFGYKKVCINLEEYKSY, encoded by the coding sequence TTGGAAAAATTAAATTTATTAAAAAATAAGTTAAAAGAATTATTTAAAAACAAAAAAGTTATCGTTGCATATTCTGGAGGAATTGATAGCTTACTTTTATCAATTTTATTAAATAACATTACAGAAATATTGTGTATTTTTATAAAAACTCCATATATTTCAAAGTGGGCTTTAAATAATGCCATTATTAATGCAAAAAAGTATAACTTAAATCTAAAAATTGTTAAAGTTGATAAAATTATAGAAAATGTTCCAGAAAGATGTTATTTATGCAAAAAAATGTTTTTTGAAATTTTAAATAAGGAGAAAGAATATTATAGTTATGATATTATAGTTGATGGAACGAACTACGATGATCTTTTTGATGATAGACCAGGATTAAAAGCTAAAAAAGAATTTAATATAATTTCACCATTATCTGATTTAAAAATTCGTAAAAAAGATATAATTGAAATGGCCAAGTATTTAAATATTAGTTATCCACCAAAAGAAACTTGTTTATTAACGAGATTTAAATTTAATAGAAAAATATCAATTAAAGATTTAAGAATAATTGAAAAATTAGAAGATTTTTTAAGAAATTATACTCATGGAGCAATTAGAGTTAGAGATTTTGGAGATTTAGCAATAATTGAAGTAGAAAAAGATTTTGATAAATTTATTGAAAATAAAAATAATATAGTTAAAAAATTTAAAGAATTTGGATATAAAAAAGTGTGTATAAATTTAGAGGAATATAAGAGTTATTGA
- a CDS encoding DHH family phosphoesterase: protein MIEKIKEIENVIKAIKEKILNHNGYIRVITHHDPDGLSSGGILTKMLMRSNKLFHLTVVEHLSDNVIQKLAKENEVNQPLFIFADMGSGQIDNIIENNFNAIILDHHPPIIKESFVNENIIQLNPHIFGVDGSKELTASGVCYLVAREFGYYDLSSLAIVGIIGDMQYRPLLGLNKFIVNEAREHRYVKIVRDLIYNIYNVEIYKSIAYCTKPYIPELASEVKAFKFLKDIGIDPNKKRFDDSDRKKFLSAIIFKYPKIENLIIDRYLINHKVNDAMLLSEMLNAVGRSGLFAIGIGICLEDDECIKKGYEILWEYKKNLVNELKNVKLKKLNNIYYFEGKKGMIGIIASILVEDKPVIGYHIEGDLGKFSARGNKELVERGLDLSIAMATAKEFGGTGGGHNVASGAVVPKDKVKDFLNRVDEIIGKQLKK, encoded by the coding sequence ATGATAGAAAAAATTAAAGAAATAGAAAATGTTATTAAGGCAATTAAAGAAAAAATTCTTAATCATAATGGATATATTAGAGTTATAACCCATCATGATCCAGATGGTTTAAGTAGTGGAGGAATTTTAACTAAGATGTTGATGAGATCTAATAAATTATTTCATTTAACTGTTGTAGAACATTTGTCAGATAATGTTATTCAAAAATTAGCAAAAGAAAATGAAGTAAATCAACCGCTATTTATATTTGCAGATATGGGTAGTGGGCAGATAGATAATATTATAGAGAATAACTTTAATGCAATAATATTAGATCATCACCCTCCAATAATTAAAGAAAGTTTTGTAAATGAAAATATCATTCAACTAAATCCACATATTTTTGGAGTTGATGGCTCTAAGGAATTAACTGCAAGTGGAGTATGCTATTTAGTAGCAAGAGAATTTGGATATTATGATTTGAGTAGTTTGGCAATAGTAGGAATTATTGGGGATATGCAGTATCGTCCATTATTAGGATTAAACAAGTTTATAGTAAATGAGGCAAGAGAGCATAGATATGTTAAAATTGTAAGGGACTTAATTTATAACATATATAATGTTGAAATATACAAATCTATAGCATATTGCACTAAACCTTATATTCCAGAGTTAGCCTCTGAAGTAAAAGCATTTAAATTCTTAAAAGATATAGGTATAGATCCAAATAAAAAAAGATTTGACGATTCTGATAGAAAAAAGTTTCTATCTGCAATAATATTTAAGTATCCAAAAATTGAAAATTTAATAATTGACAGATATTTAATAAACCATAAAGTTAATGACGCTATGCTATTGTCTGAAATGTTAAATGCCGTAGGTAGAAGTGGTTTATTTGCTATAGGTATAGGAATTTGCTTAGAAGATGATGAATGTATAAAAAAAGGATATGAAATTCTTTGGGAATATAAAAAGAACTTAGTTAACGAGTTAAAAAATGTTAAATTAAAGAAATTAAATAATATTTATTATTTTGAAGGTAAAAAAGGGATGATTGGAATTATTGCATCAATATTAGTTGAAGATAAACCAGTTATAGGTTATCATATTGAAGGAGATTTAGGTAAATTTTCTGCAAGAGGGAATAAGGAATTAGTTGAAAGGGGTTTAGATTTAAGTATTGCCATGGCTACTGCCAAAGAGTTTGGAGGCACTGGTGGAGGACATAATGTTGCCTCTGGGGCCGTTGTTCCCAAAGATAAAGTTAAAGATTTCTTAAATAGAGTTGATGAGATTATAGGAAAGCAATTGAAAAAATAA